From the Priestia koreensis genome, one window contains:
- a CDS encoding gas vesicle protein K, with product MEQPMHPSGKINIGRDNAEQGLAQLVLTVIELLRQIIERHAMRRVEGGTLTDQQIEDLGVALMNLEEKMDELQTIFGLSKEDLNIDLGPLGNLL from the coding sequence ATGGAACAACCGATGCATCCAAGTGGAAAGATTAACATTGGACGTGATAATGCCGAGCAAGGACTTGCACAGCTTGTTCTTACCGTTATTGAATTACTTCGACAAATTATTGAACGACATGCAATGAGACGAGTAGAGGGTGGCACGTTAACGGATCAGCAAATTGAAGATCTTGGCGTTGCATTGATGAATCTAGAGGAAAAAATGGATGAGCTGCAAACGATTTTTGGTCTTAGTAAGGAAGATCTGAATATCGATCTTGGCCCTTTAGGAAATTTGCTGTAA
- a CDS encoding gas vesicle protein → MVAQQSTQSSTIVDVLEKVLDKGVVIAGDIRVGIADIELLTIKIRLIVASVDKAKEIGMDWWETDPYLSSKASEHNKALEAENEQLKLRLDALEEKMETKQVAHNEK, encoded by the coding sequence ATGGTCGCACAGCAGTCGACACAATCAAGTACGATCGTTGATGTGCTAGAGAAAGTATTAGATAAAGGTGTTGTAATTGCCGGAGATATTCGCGTCGGGATCGCTGATATCGAACTATTAACCATTAAAATTCGGCTGATTGTGGCGTCAGTTGATAAAGCAAAAGAAATCGGAATGGACTGGTGGGAGACCGATCCTTATCTGAGTTCAAAAGCATCTGAACATAATAAAGCACTAGAAGCTGAGAATGAGCAATTAAAGCTGCGATTAGATGCGCTAGAAGAAAAGATGGAAACGAAGCAAGTAGCACATAACGAAAAGTAG
- the gvpT gene encoding GvpT/GvpP family gas vesicle accessory protein gives MGEQENQVQTENKVGRKGIIVRAVVGGLVGASAGYLSKAENREKMLEGVDREAAKLLADSIGTVVKGRFSGYKDSGKDRTLKLVDSIKNSAQGFLPAKKEEDDRDNKSYDELQEENEALQERLESLEEKIEMLLEQQAADVEDEDEEDENEQEELDEENEDEEDEDDDEDEEQDVEEEKEEEQEKKKKKSSGKTKKASSKKSSKTKKTAKEDEETELASDDDTSS, from the coding sequence ATGGGAGAACAAGAGAATCAGGTGCAAACAGAAAATAAGGTAGGAAGAAAAGGGATTATTGTACGAGCTGTTGTTGGAGGACTAGTAGGAGCGAGTGCCGGCTATTTATCAAAAGCAGAAAATCGAGAAAAAATGCTTGAGGGAGTGGACCGTGAAGCGGCCAAACTGTTAGCTGATAGCATTGGAACGGTTGTGAAAGGGCGCTTTTCTGGATATAAGGATTCCGGAAAAGACCGAACGTTGAAGCTTGTAGATAGTATAAAAAACTCTGCACAAGGATTCTTACCAGCAAAGAAAGAAGAAGATGACCGTGACAATAAAAGCTATGACGAACTACAGGAAGAAAACGAAGCGCTACAGGAGCGTTTAGAAAGTCTAGAAGAAAAAATTGAGATGCTACTAGAACAACAGGCAGCGGATGTGGAGGACGAGGACGAAGAAGATGAAAACGAGCAAGAAGAGCTAGATGAAGAAAATGAAGACGAAGAAGACGAAGATGATGATGAAGATGAAGAACAGGATGTAGAGGAAGAGAAAGAAGAAGAACAAGAGAAAAAGAAGAAAAAAAGCAGCGGTAAAACCAAAAAAGCATCATCAAAAAAATCATCAAAAACAAAAAAAACGGCGAAAGAGGATGAAGAAACCGAGCTAGCGAGTGACGATGATACGTCTTCATAA
- the gvpU gene encoding gas vesicle accessory protein GvpU produces MSSEVTKDSILEFFVTASNKHDFALDITLNLKGAIVSGTTISAREYFEQLSESFTSDSDVSEALSEQLSSAGEAANGDDVGEAHFIHLKDARIYCGDSKPTPSKGKILWRGKLSEIDGFCLGKISETKKTTSKKSS; encoded by the coding sequence ATGAGTTCTGAGGTGACAAAAGATAGCATTTTAGAGTTTTTTGTAACGGCTTCAAACAAACATGACTTTGCTCTAGATATTACACTGAACCTAAAGGGAGCGATTGTATCGGGTACAACGATCTCTGCTAGGGAGTATTTTGAACAGCTAAGTGAAAGCTTTACGAGCGATAGTGACGTATCAGAAGCGCTCAGTGAGCAGCTATCAAGCGCAGGAGAGGCTGCGAATGGAGATGATGTCGGAGAGGCACATTTTATTCATTTAAAGGACGCGCGCATTTACTGTGGTGACAGCAAGCCTACGCCATCGAAGGGGAAAATATTATGGCGAGGAAAGCTCAGTGAGATTGATGGCTTTTGTCTAGGGAAAATATCGGAAACGAAAAAAACAACCTCCAAGAAATCCTCGTAA
- a CDS encoding cytochrome ubiquinol oxidase subunit I, with protein sequence MSDLFLARLQFGSTTIFHFLFVPLSIGLVFLVAIMETLYVVKKQEIYKRMAKFWGHLFLINFAVGVVTGIIQEFQFGMNWSEYSRFVGDVFGAPLAIEALLAFFMESTFIGLWIFGWDRLSKKVHLLCIWLVSIGTMLSALWILAANSFMQEPVGFIVKNGRAEMNDFLALLTNPQLLVEFPHVIFGAFATGAFFIGGVSAYKLLKKQEVAFFRQSFQIAMVIGIISGLGLAFSGHSQAKHLMESQPMKMAASEALWEDSGDPASWTAFALIHSSKKENSFEISVPYALSYLAYEKFEGKVPGMKTLQKEYEQKYGKGNYIPPVKTTFWSFRIMVGAGLLMIAVSGVGLLLSYWRKLESSKWFLRIAVALISFPFLANTAGWIMTEIGRQPWTVFGFMTTAASVSPNVSTASLLFSLIAFTTIYAVLAVVLVYLFVREIKKGASHESPTDPPVTIDPFDKEAYL encoded by the coding sequence ATGAGTGATTTATTTTTAGCGCGGCTACAGTTTGGATCAACGACTATTTTCCATTTTCTTTTCGTACCGCTGTCGATTGGTCTTGTGTTTTTAGTAGCCATCATGGAAACACTCTACGTCGTAAAAAAACAAGAGATCTACAAAAGAATGGCAAAGTTTTGGGGGCACTTATTTTTAATTAATTTTGCAGTGGGTGTCGTAACGGGAATTATTCAAGAGTTTCAATTTGGCATGAACTGGTCCGAGTATTCACGATTTGTCGGTGATGTATTTGGTGCACCGCTTGCAATTGAAGCACTCCTTGCCTTTTTTATGGAGTCCACGTTCATTGGATTATGGATTTTTGGTTGGGATCGCTTATCGAAAAAAGTTCATCTATTATGTATTTGGCTCGTATCCATCGGTACGATGCTATCGGCGCTTTGGATTTTAGCAGCAAATTCGTTCATGCAAGAACCCGTTGGTTTTATCGTAAAAAATGGTCGTGCTGAAATGAATGATTTTCTAGCACTGCTCACCAATCCACAGCTATTAGTAGAATTTCCACACGTTATTTTCGGTGCATTCGCTACAGGTGCTTTTTTTATCGGTGGAGTGAGCGCCTATAAGTTATTAAAAAAACAAGAAGTGGCCTTTTTTCGTCAATCTTTTCAGATCGCGATGGTTATTGGAATAATCTCAGGACTTGGTCTTGCATTTAGCGGTCATTCACAAGCAAAGCATTTAATGGAATCACAGCCTATGAAAATGGCAGCGAGCGAAGCGCTTTGGGAAGACAGCGGAGATCCCGCATCATGGACAGCATTTGCCCTTATTCATTCAAGCAAAAAGGAAAATTCATTTGAAATTAGCGTACCGTATGCACTTAGTTATTTAGCCTATGAAAAATTTGAAGGAAAAGTTCCAGGAATGAAAACACTCCAAAAAGAATATGAGCAAAAATACGGAAAAGGAAATTATATTCCGCCTGTAAAAACAACTTTTTGGAGCTTCCGAATTATGGTGGGGGCAGGCCTTCTTATGATTGCCGTTTCAGGTGTAGGGTTACTGCTTAGCTACTGGCGCAAACTCGAAAGCAGCAAGTGGTTTTTACGAATCGCCGTTGCGCTCATTTCCTTTCCGTTTTTGGCAAATACCGCAGGATGGATTATGACTGAAATTGGCCGTCAGCCATGGACCGTTTTTGGATTTATGACAACAGCAGCATCGGTTTCACCGAATGTCTCAACAGCTAGCCTTCTTTTTTCGCTTATCGCTTTTACGACGATTTACGCGGTATTAGCCGTCGTTTTAGTTTATCTGTTCGTTCGCGAAATTAAAAAAGGTGCGAGTCACGAATCACCGACCGATCCACCTGTAACCATTGATCCGTTTGATAAGGAGGCGTACTTGTGA
- the cydB gene encoding cytochrome d ubiquinol oxidase subunit II — translation MELSELWFVLVAVLFIGFFFLEGFDFGVGMATRFVARNDLERRMMINTIGPFWDANEVWLLTGGGAIFAAFPHWYATMFSGYYIPLVFVLLALIGRGVAFEFRGKVQHASWAKSWDWVVFLGSLLPPFLFGVLFTSMLRGMPIDENMNIHASFSDYVNVYSVVGGVTITLLCFLHGLLFLTLKTVGELQARARHMAKTVVYVVIASLAVFVCLSYVETDLFAVRPGVTIPLIAAIVVCYGLGIVFLKKHRDGWSFIMSGLGIVLTVTTIFTALFPRVMISSLGSAYNLTVYNASSGHYSLKVMTIVAVTLLPFVLGYQIWSYYVFRKRVDGKGMIY, via the coding sequence ATGGAACTTAGTGAATTATGGTTTGTTCTTGTAGCGGTCTTATTTATTGGCTTTTTCTTTCTAGAAGGATTTGATTTTGGCGTAGGAATGGCGACGCGTTTTGTGGCTAGAAATGATTTGGAACGACGTATGATGATCAATACGATCGGTCCGTTCTGGGATGCAAATGAAGTGTGGCTTTTGACGGGTGGTGGTGCTATCTTTGCTGCATTTCCACACTGGTATGCCACCATGTTCAGCGGCTATTATATTCCTCTTGTCTTTGTGTTACTTGCTTTAATTGGAAGAGGCGTTGCCTTTGAATTTCGCGGAAAAGTACAGCATGCTTCTTGGGCCAAATCATGGGATTGGGTAGTGTTCCTTGGAAGCTTGCTGCCACCATTTTTATTTGGGGTACTGTTTACGAGTATGTTAAGAGGAATGCCAATCGATGAGAACATGAACATTCACGCGAGCTTTTCAGACTATGTGAACGTGTACTCCGTCGTTGGTGGCGTGACGATTACCTTACTGTGTTTTCTTCACGGGCTTTTGTTTTTAACGCTAAAAACGGTTGGTGAATTGCAGGCAAGAGCTCGTCATATGGCAAAAACCGTCGTTTATGTGGTGATTGCATCCCTCGCTGTGTTTGTTTGCTTATCGTATGTTGAGACGGATCTGTTCGCCGTTCGTCCAGGGGTGACCATTCCACTCATTGCAGCTATTGTGGTGTGCTACGGACTTGGGATTGTATTCTTGAAAAAGCATCGTGATGGATGGTCCTTCATCATGTCAGGTCTTGGAATTGTGCTAACCGTGACGACCATTTTTACAGCGCTGTTCCCACGCGTCATGATCAGTTCGCTAGGAAGTGCTTATAATTTGACCGTATACAACGCTTCATCCGGTCATTATTCGTTAAAGGTTATGACAATTGTAGCGGTCACACTACTTCCATTTGTGCTTGGTTATCAAATATGGAGCTACTACGTATTTCGAAAACGTGTAGATGGAAAAGGTATGATCTACTAA
- the cydD gene encoding thiol reductant ABC exporter subunit CydD: MGKLLFQFNGIKRILFVLFLMTITQGAFILLQAKWLAGAISSLFAGEKVWDVRTEIVLFFGAFVIRHALTLIRQRIVYRYAKRTTTNLKESVLTKLFELGPRFTKKEGTGNAVTLAMEGVPQVQSYLELFLPKFMNMMVLPLMIGLFTFTTDRTSAVILAVTLPILLLFMVLLGLAAKKKADRQWSSYRLLSNHFVDSLRGLETLTFLGLSKSHEQQIAAVSDRYKKATMSTLRIAFLSSFALDFFSMLAVATVAVFLGLGLINGHLELYPALLTLILAPEFFLPVREVGTDYHATLNGQEAGMTMMNILQQPGFVKENAVKGEWSDHSSMELRHVTVQHEESVVPSLQDLTLTLKGKKTIGIIGESGSGKSTLIELLGGFLQASSGKIVINGMELTHLQQDGWQQQLLYIPQHPYVFNDTLLNNLRFYTPDATMEEVERAVQSVGLDKVVRELPNGLQEKIGEGGRALSGGQSQRVALARAFLENRPVLLLDEPTAHLDIETEYELKEKMLPLFQDKLVLLATHRLHWMRQMDDIVVLHKGKVVEVGCHDELIKKRGFYYDLVQAQMEAV; this comes from the coding sequence ATGGGTAAACTACTATTTCAATTCAATGGTATAAAACGAATCCTATTTGTGCTATTTCTCATGACGATCACACAAGGGGCATTCATTCTCCTGCAGGCCAAGTGGCTTGCAGGAGCCATTTCTAGTCTGTTTGCTGGCGAAAAGGTTTGGGATGTACGGACAGAAATCGTCTTGTTCTTCGGTGCATTTGTTATACGGCACGCACTTACACTGATTCGTCAGCGTATTGTGTATCGCTATGCGAAACGCACAACAACAAATCTCAAAGAGAGTGTATTAACAAAGCTGTTCGAATTAGGACCACGCTTTACGAAAAAAGAGGGAACGGGGAATGCCGTAACGCTTGCTATGGAGGGAGTTCCGCAAGTTCAGAGTTATTTAGAACTGTTTTTGCCGAAGTTTATGAATATGATGGTGCTCCCGCTTATGATTGGGCTGTTCACTTTTACAACGGACCGGACATCAGCTGTCATTTTAGCGGTGACGCTTCCTATCCTGCTTCTTTTTATGGTATTGCTTGGGCTTGCAGCAAAAAAGAAAGCGGATCGCCAGTGGTCGTCTTATCGCCTGCTCTCAAATCACTTTGTTGATTCACTTCGAGGGCTAGAGACACTAACCTTTCTTGGTCTTTCGAAGTCTCATGAACAGCAAATCGCAGCGGTGAGCGATCGGTATAAAAAAGCAACGATGAGTACGCTTCGAATTGCCTTTTTGTCGTCATTTGCGCTCGATTTTTTCTCGATGCTAGCGGTTGCTACCGTTGCCGTTTTTCTAGGGCTTGGTCTTATTAATGGTCATCTTGAACTGTATCCTGCACTGCTCACGCTTATTTTAGCACCGGAGTTTTTCCTGCCGGTCCGTGAGGTAGGAACCGATTATCATGCCACGCTAAACGGTCAAGAAGCAGGGATGACGATGATGAACATTTTACAACAGCCTGGATTTGTAAAAGAAAACGCAGTAAAGGGAGAGTGGTCAGATCATTCAAGCATGGAGCTTCGTCATGTGACGGTTCAGCACGAAGAATCAGTCGTACCGTCTCTTCAGGATTTGACCCTAACTCTAAAAGGTAAGAAAACGATCGGAATTATTGGTGAGAGCGGTTCCGGTAAGTCGACGTTGATCGAGCTGCTAGGTGGGTTCTTACAGGCGAGCAGTGGAAAGATCGTGATAAACGGAATGGAGCTAACGCATCTTCAGCAGGACGGATGGCAGCAGCAGCTTCTTTACATCCCGCAGCATCCATATGTGTTTAATGACACCCTTTTGAATAATCTGCGCTTTTATACACCAGATGCGACAATGGAAGAGGTTGAAAGAGCGGTGCAGTCCGTGGGGCTAGATAAAGTAGTCCGCGAGCTTCCGAACGGTTTGCAGGAGAAGATAGGCGAAGGGGGAAGAGCGCTTAGCGGAGGACAAAGTCAGCGTGTCGCATTAGCTCGTGCTTTTTTAGAAAATCGCCCTGTTCTTTTACTAGATGAACCGACCGCTCACCTTGATATTGAAACAGAGTATGAGCTAAAAGAAAAAATGCTGCCTCTTTTTCAAGATAAACTAGTGCTTTTAGCAACGCATCGCCTACATTGGATGCGACAGATGGATGACATTGTCGTTCTTCACAAAGGTAAGGTAGTAGAGGTTGGCTGTCATGATGAACTTATAAAAAAACGAGGCTTTTACTATGATCTCGTTCAGGCGCAAATGGAGGCGGTATGA
- the cydC gene encoding thiol reductant ABC exporter subunit CydC, translated as MKEKGWLIPYIKEQKYLFGFVLILSMIAMAATAALLFTSGYLISKSAMRPENILLVYVPIVAVRTFGILRSVSRYVERLASHGLILSIVSRMRPRLYRLLAPHALKRRVKTGEMLGVLANDIEHIQNMYVKTIFPSLAALFLYMICIMLLGFFSWPFAGLMAIYGLVLVLVLPIFSLLVVKAKQVRMKEGRHGLYERLTDGILGISDWTFSGRQASFVSSIQAEDRMLTELENSQTRFVRSRTFFAQLTVGVLVVTMLWWTGMQAETGELSKTLIAAFVLVVFPLAEAFLPLSDAMSDVPTYQNSIHRLNQLPAAEEEVSKTIINTEDGIHLQMQNVSFGYEDRLTIKDVSFELPSGKNLALIGQSGAGKSTIVKLLLGAERPMTGSVLLNDVPTHHVDEIARYIGVLNQQPHLFDTSIANNIRLGNPKASDEEVYEAGKQVGLHEYIASLPDGYHTSMLETGLRFSGGERQRIALARLLLQKTPVVILDEPTVGLDARTEKELLRTIFNVLQGKTVVWITHHLAGMNVMDEILFLEEGAIKMRGNHQALLREERYRHLYELDAPFAEETDNVVKKIVI; from the coding sequence ATGAAGGAGAAAGGTTGGCTTATTCCTTATATCAAAGAGCAAAAGTACTTATTCGGATTTGTTCTCATTCTTAGTATGATCGCAATGGCAGCAACGGCAGCACTTTTGTTTACATCAGGCTACCTCATTTCCAAGTCAGCTATGCGACCTGAAAATATTCTCCTCGTATATGTTCCAATTGTAGCGGTTCGGACGTTTGGGATTTTACGATCGGTGTCTCGGTACGTAGAGCGGCTAGCGAGCCATGGACTTATTTTAAGCATTGTATCTCGTATGCGTCCGCGTCTGTATCGCCTGCTTGCGCCGCATGCGCTGAAACGGAGAGTGAAAACAGGTGAGATGCTTGGCGTGCTAGCAAATGATATTGAGCATATTCAAAATATGTATGTGAAAACTATTTTTCCGTCTCTTGCCGCGCTATTTTTATATATGATTTGCATTATGCTGCTCGGCTTTTTTTCTTGGCCTTTTGCTGGATTGATGGCGATATACGGACTGGTTCTCGTTCTCGTGCTGCCTATCTTTTCCTTGTTAGTCGTAAAAGCAAAGCAGGTTCGAATGAAAGAAGGTCGTCACGGGTTGTACGAACGGTTAACAGACGGCATCTTAGGAATTAGCGACTGGACGTTCAGCGGTCGTCAAGCATCATTTGTGTCATCGATTCAAGCAGAAGACCGAATGTTAACGGAATTAGAAAATAGTCAGACACGCTTTGTTCGTTCACGAACGTTTTTCGCACAGCTGACCGTAGGTGTTCTTGTTGTCACGATGCTCTGGTGGACGGGGATGCAGGCCGAAACGGGTGAACTGTCAAAAACACTTATTGCGGCCTTCGTTTTAGTTGTTTTTCCGTTAGCGGAAGCCTTTTTACCATTATCTGATGCGATGAGCGACGTTCCCACTTATCAAAATTCGATCCATCGTTTGAATCAATTGCCAGCAGCTGAGGAGGAAGTCAGCAAAACAATCATAAATACAGAAGACGGCATCCATCTTCAAATGCAGAACGTTTCATTTGGGTATGAAGATCGCCTTACAATAAAGGATGTTTCTTTTGAATTGCCAAGCGGGAAAAACCTAGCGCTCATCGGTCAAAGCGGTGCGGGAAAATCGACGATCGTGAAGCTACTTTTAGGAGCTGAGCGGCCAATGACTGGTAGTGTCTTATTGAACGATGTTCCTACTCATCACGTAGATGAAATTGCTCGGTACATTGGGGTGCTGAATCAACAGCCGCATTTATTTGATACGAGTATAGCAAACAACATTCGTCTCGGAAATCCCAAAGCAAGTGATGAAGAAGTATATGAAGCAGGAAAACAGGTAGGTCTGCATGAGTATATTGCATCGTTGCCTGACGGATATCACACCTCTATGCTCGAAACGGGCCTGCGTTTTTCAGGGGGAGAGCGGCAGCGTATCGCCTTAGCGCGCCTTTTACTACAGAAAACGCCCGTAGTTATACTAGATGAACCGACAGTTGGACTAGATGCTCGCACAGAAAAGGAACTGCTTCGCACCATTTTTAACGTGTTACAAGGGAAGACGGTCGTATGGATTACGCATCACTTAGCCGGCATGAATGTGATGGATGAGATTCTTTTTTTAGAAGAAGGAGCAATAAAAATGAGAGGAAATCATCAAGCGCTGTTACGTGAAGAACGCTACCGTCATTTGTATGAGCTTGATGCACCGTTTGCGGAAGAGACGGACAACGTAGTGAAAAAGATCGTAATCTAA
- a CDS encoding WD40/YVTN/BNR-like repeat-containing protein, which translates to MSNHFSIQWVQMKSREIGWLSIKDQTQGSLLFRTNNGAEQWKAITPSGIQIKSIFPFGKHIAWIYGMNEKAVVLHTTNGGERWEQYEVPVSEEWEKQGSVKVRMEFINATHGWLLVTGKGENQQSLYHTENSGKSWRPLRSTSLPSNISGMKFVSKRNGWVTLHDELARNLVYGTMDGGVSWQQVRFFTLDRPGMYHARKPLFIDNMLIIPIEESIGGIYRIMIYSSPDLGRTWKVSRMIPSKKGVSLSFSSLHRGWIVDGEMGVLYRSKQRMQKWDLWEYDEKLKGARGLHFYSVTEGWACTNTALLYTKNGGKTWRNKKLHIM; encoded by the coding sequence ATGTCCAATCACTTTTCGATTCAATGGGTTCAAATGAAAAGCCGAGAAATTGGCTGGCTTAGTATAAAAGATCAAACGCAAGGAAGTCTTTTGTTTCGGACAAATAATGGTGCTGAGCAGTGGAAAGCCATTACGCCTAGTGGAATACAGATAAAATCAATCTTTCCGTTCGGTAAACACATTGCTTGGATTTATGGAATGAATGAAAAGGCGGTTGTATTGCACACAACGAATGGAGGCGAGCGTTGGGAGCAATATGAAGTGCCCGTCAGTGAAGAGTGGGAAAAGCAAGGAAGCGTTAAGGTGAGAATGGAGTTTATAAATGCAACGCATGGCTGGCTGCTAGTGACAGGGAAAGGTGAGAATCAGCAATCTCTGTATCACACAGAAAATAGCGGCAAAAGCTGGCGTCCGCTTCGCTCAACTAGCTTACCGAGTAACATTTCAGGTATGAAGTTTGTTAGCAAGAGAAATGGCTGGGTTACCCTTCACGATGAGTTAGCACGAAATCTCGTATATGGGACGATGGATGGAGGGGTATCGTGGCAACAGGTTCGTTTTTTTACTTTAGATCGTCCAGGTATGTATCATGCCCGGAAGCCGCTTTTTATCGATAATATGCTGATCATTCCTATCGAAGAAAGCATAGGCGGAATTTACCGGATTATGATTTACTCCTCTCCTGATTTAGGACGTACATGGAAGGTATCTCGTATGATTCCAAGCAAGAAGGGGGTTTCACTGTCCTTTTCTTCTCTTCATCGCGGCTGGATTGTAGACGGTGAAATGGGTGTGCTATATCGTTCCAAACAGCGCATGCAGAAGTGGGATTTGTGGGAATATGATGAAAAATTAAAGGGAGCAAGAGGATTGCATTTTTATAGCGTAACGGAAGGCTGGGCATGTACAAACACAGCGTTACTTTACACGAAAAACGGAGGGAAAACGTGGAGAAATAAAAAGCTGCACATTATGTAA
- a CDS encoding FAD-dependent monooxygenase, with protein MTQIDVLIIGAGPVGLTAANLLTKQGISCMIVDQLTERSPYSKAFGIQPRTLEMLHLLGVSERFIDRGYPAAGARIHFGHQSPATVEFGSLHTPYPYIFVLSQAETENILETYLSEQGVTVQRNTSFFHLEQNDQESVVTLQHKDSFFSIQARYVLACDGAHSSVREKLRVPFKGSAHHVTYFLGDVKATNVPHDGYLNAFLTDSGVGFCLPLGNDVTRLITIDSTQQQRSHQLPLTLDEFQQSVNRIFPWNITIQESTWLSQFGTAEKLVSSYRKGNVFFLGDAAHVHSPLGGQGMNTGIQDAANLSWKLASVLKGHSPLSLLNSYEKERRPIARTILRSTTMGLRAATLQHKFARQARNNVGKRVIGTSVAQEQILARLMNLSFSYKRCYKTLQDPHLSRTSIQPGDRLPDMRLLHPNGSSVRLYDLLQKYGFLTLLYRDAITDQELGEIQHLSHRYPGHVSVITKGGPSKKGVSHLYDDKRALHRYAEPGSYLLIRPDGYVGVHASSLSLFNEQSQFFLT; from the coding sequence ATGACACAAATCGATGTCCTCATTATCGGCGCAGGACCTGTTGGGTTAACGGCAGCCAATTTATTAACCAAACAAGGGATTTCCTGCATGATTGTTGATCAGCTAACGGAGCGTTCCCCTTACTCCAAGGCATTTGGTATTCAGCCACGAACGCTTGAGATGCTTCATTTATTGGGCGTATCAGAACGCTTTATTGACCGGGGCTATCCTGCAGCAGGTGCACGAATCCACTTTGGTCATCAGTCACCTGCCACAGTAGAGTTCGGCTCCCTTCATACACCCTATCCGTACATTTTCGTTCTGTCACAGGCAGAAACTGAAAACATTTTAGAAACCTATCTATCAGAACAAGGCGTCACGGTTCAGCGAAACACGTCCTTTTTTCATCTTGAACAGAACGATCAAGAATCCGTGGTTACTCTCCAACACAAAGATTCATTCTTTTCAATTCAAGCACGTTACGTTCTTGCCTGTGACGGCGCTCACAGCTCTGTTCGGGAGAAGTTGCGCGTTCCATTTAAAGGCTCTGCCCATCACGTAACGTATTTTTTAGGTGATGTAAAAGCAACTAACGTTCCTCATGACGGCTATTTAAATGCTTTTTTAACCGATAGCGGCGTTGGCTTTTGCCTTCCTCTTGGGAATGACGTAACACGACTTATCACCATAGATTCGACTCAGCAGCAGCGATCCCATCAACTTCCGCTCACCCTTGATGAATTTCAACAAAGCGTGAATCGAATTTTCCCGTGGAATATTACCATTCAAGAATCCACGTGGCTCTCACAGTTCGGCACCGCTGAAAAACTTGTTTCTTCCTATAGGAAAGGAAACGTCTTTTTTCTAGGTGACGCTGCTCATGTTCACAGTCCACTTGGTGGACAAGGGATGAATACAGGTATTCAAGATGCGGCAAACCTTTCTTGGAAACTTGCGTCGGTTTTAAAAGGGCATTCACCGTTGTCATTGCTAAATTCCTATGAAAAGGAACGACGACCGATTGCTCGGACGATTCTGCGTTCAACTACGATGGGGCTACGCGCTGCGACTCTTCAACACAAATTTGCTCGACAAGCGCGAAATAATGTGGGAAAAAGAGTGATTGGTACGTCAGTCGCACAAGAGCAGATTCTTGCTCGACTCATGAATCTTTCCTTTTCCTACAAACGATGCTACAAGACACTTCAAGACCCGCATTTGTCACGAACTAGCATACAGCCGGGAGACCGACTTCCTGATATGCGACTGCTACATCCGAATGGCTCTAGTGTCCGACTGTATGATTTACTGCAGAAATATGGCTTTCTTACACTGTTATATCGTGATGCTATCACTGACCAAGAACTTGGTGAAATTCAACATCTCTCTCATCGCTATCCCGGTCACGTGTCTGTCATCACCAAAGGCGGTCCTTCCAAAAAAGGCGTGTCACACTTATATGATGATAAACGAGCGCTTCATCGCTATGCAGAGCCGGGGTCTTATCTGCTGATTCGACCAGATGGTTACGTCGGTGTTCACGCTTCCTCTTTGTCTTTATTTAACGAGCAGTCTCAATTTTTTCTCACATAA